A genomic stretch from Rhineura floridana isolate rRhiFlo1 chromosome 18, rRhiFlo1.hap2, whole genome shotgun sequence includes:
- the LOC133372400 gene encoding kelch-like protein 21, whose product MDSREGRTLRGAEPEGDTILEVGGKLFPVNRWALACHSRYFEAMFFGGTRERSQRHIQIKGVEPEAFKALLDFTQTGTIHVDRDNVASLLETADFLQLDRAKRRCETFLERELHTSNCFSLMAYAQQFACVELHSAARLVALSHWADVAAHGEFEDLPKETLLGLLQSDELFANREDMVFNTVMQWVAADPAGREGDFLELVGLIRVPFLSLSFLDLLVKRTKHPGQEISARLVRKLDTCPPSSWRDVSQLPCMGRSYETLYVLAGKHDKDQQELFQFQPKTGTWQACSPLQRKNFTQYAVAAVGNFLFVTGGYFREEFFWSSVDWVLIYNSWNDTWLEGPAMKRARNSHCAVGVGFHLYVMGGSTEEGITPDVERLAPTDSAWESASPLVHPVERAGAVSIGTRIYVVCGLDENGDVCRAVQRLDVETGIWDIVSFSPLPRYDLCVTALNGAIYTVGGDAFRFDVDTGEWTPVEEDCLARRFFTGCSTGNGRIYLLAQRQGNGALPNMVILDPYLDTCREVDSKLPCPLPIHGTASIRRFDAWA is encoded by the exons ATGGACAGCCGAGAAGGGAGGACGCTCCGAGGAGCTGAGCCCGAAGGCGACACCATCCTAGAGGTCGGAGGAAAGCTGTTTCCGGTCAACAGGTGGGCGCTGGCCTGCCACAGCCGGTACTTTGAGGCCATGTTCTTTGGAGGCACCCGGGAGCGCAGCCAACGGCACATCCAGATCAAGGGGGTCGAGCCCGAAGCCTTCAAGGCCCTTCTGGACTTCACCCAGACGGGCACCATCCACGTCGACCGCGACAACGTCGCCAGCCTCCTGGAGACGGCCGACTTCCTGCAACTGGACAGGGCCAAGAGGCGCTGCGAGACGTTTCTGGAAAGGGAGCTGCACACCTCCAACTGCTTCAGCCTCATGGCCTACGCCCAGCAATTCGCCTGCGTGGAGCTCCACTCCGCAGCCCGCTTGGTGGCCCTCTCGCACTGGGCCGACGTGGCCGCCCACGGGGAGTTTGAAGACCTCCCCAAGGAAACTTTGCTGGGTCTGCTGCAGAGCGACGAGCTCTTTGCGAACCGAGAGGACATGGTCTTCAACACAGTGATGCAGTGGGTGGCTGCAGATCCAGCGGGCAGAGAAGGGGACTTTCTGGAGCTGGTGGGTCTCATCCGGGTCCCTTTCCTGAGCCTCTCCTTCCTCGACCTCCTGGTGAAGCGCACCAAGCACCCTGGGCAGGAGATTTCGGCTCGGCTTGTGCGGAAGCTGGACACTTGCCCGCCCTCCAGCTGGAGAGATGTGTCCCAGTTGCCCTGCATGGGCCGGAGCTACGAGACCCTCTATGTGCTGGCTGGGAAGCATGACAAAGACCAGCAGGAACTCTTCCAGTTTCAGCCCAAGACCGGGACGTGGCAGGCCTGCTCTCCGCTCCAGCGCAAGAACTTCACCCAGTATGCTGTGGCTGCCGTTG GTAACTTCCTTTTTGTAACAGGTGGATACTTCCGGGAGGAGTTTTTCTGGTCCAGCGTGGACTGGGTGCTGATCTACAACAGCTGGAACGACACGTGGCTGGAAGGACCAGCTATGAAGAGGGCCCGGAACAGCCACTGCGCCGTGGGGGTGGGCTTCCACCTGTACGTGATGGGAGGCAGCACCGAGGAAGGCATCACCCCGGACGTGGAGCGCCTGGCCCCCACAGACTCAGCCTGGGAGAGCGCAAGCCCTCTGGTGCACCCCGTGGAGCGAGCTGGGGCAGTCAGCATAGGGACGCGCATCTACGTGGTCTGTGGCCTGGACGAGAACGGAGACGTGTGCCGGGCAGTCCAGCGGCTAGATGTAGAGACAGGCATTTGGGACATCGTTTCTTTCTCGCCTCTCCCTAG GTACGACCTCTGCGTCACAGCCCTGAACGGCGCCATCTACACGGTCGGAGGGGACGCCTTCCGCTTCGACGTGGACACGGGTGAGTGGACCCCGGTGGAGGAGGACTGCTTGGCGCGGAGGTTCTTCACAGGGTGCAGCACAGGAAATGGGCGCATCTACCTCCTCGCGCAGAGGCAAGGGAACGGGGCCCTCCCAAACATGGTGATCTTGGACCCCTACCTCGACACGTGTCGGGAGGTGGACAGCAAGCTCCCCTGCCCCCTGCCCATCCACGGGACGGCTTCCATACGGCGATTCGACGCGTGGGCATGA